AAAAACAAAAGAGATGGCTTTAGGACTTGGAGTTGTAGGACTAATGAATGTTCAGTATGCTATTCATAAAGGGCAAATTTACTTAATAGAAGTAAATCCAAGAGCAAGTAGAACGGTTCCATTTGTAAGTAAAGCAACAGGAATTCCACTAGCAAAAGTTGCAACTAGAGTTATGTGGGGACATAGCTTAAGAGATGCTCTAAAAGTTTATGATAGAGATATAGTTTATGAAGACAATGGAGTTTTAAAACCAAAACTTAAAAACCATGTTGCAGTTAAAGAGTCTGTTTTCCCTTTCAATAAATTAACTGGTGCTGATTTACTTCTAAGTCCTGAGATGAAATCTACTGGTGAAGTTATGGGAATTGCTTCAAATTTTGCTATGGCATTTGCAAAATCACAAAATGCTGCTAAAAACTCTTTACCAAAAGCTGGAAAAGTATTTATTTCACTATGTGATTTAGATAAACCATTTGCTAGCTCTATAGCTAAAAGTTTAGTTGAAAGTGGATTTAGTATAGTAGCAACAGGTGGAACAGAAAAAATTATCTCTGAAGCAGGAATAGCTTGTGAAAAAGTTTTAAAAGTAAGTGAAGGAAGACCAAATATCACTGACCTTTTAACAAATGGTGATATTGCAATGGCTATAAACACAAGTGGAGAGCAAGAGTCTTCAAAAGACGATGGAAAAGATATAAGAAGAGCTGTTTTAAGAATGAGTATCCCTTATTTTACAACTGTTGCAGCTGCTTTTGCTGCTACTGATGCTATAAAAGAGTTAAAAACTTCTGATGTTTCAACTCCAAAATCAATTCAAGAGTATTTAAATTACTAAAAATGAACTCAAATTTAGTATATTTGGTACAAACAGATACAACTGTTGGTTTCTCATCATTAAATGATGAGAGGCTATCAAATATTAAACAAAGACCTAAAAATCAAAAGATTCTTAAAACTGTTGATAGTTTTACTACTTTAAAAGAGTTTTCAAGAGTTCCGAAGAATCATAGAAAAATGGTTAGAAATAGTAAAAAAACTACATTTATCTATCCAAATTTGTACTCTTTTAGAATTATAAATCAAGACTCTTCTTTTTTTGAATTTATAAGAAAATTTAAAGTTTTATCTTCAACATCTGCAAATAAAACAAAAGAAAACTTTGATTATCAATTTGCAATAAAAAATGTAGATGTTGAAGTTGTAAATCATTTAGGGTTTTTTGAAACTAACTCTTCAAATATCTATAAAATAGGTAAAAATAGATTAAAAAAAATAAGATAAATATTATCATATTTTAAGCAAAACAAAACAGACATTTAAATATAATCGTTATTCTTTTTTATGACCCCGTCGTCTAGAGGCCAAGGACGTTAGGATTTCCTCCTAAACACACAAGTTCGAATCTTGTTGGGGTCGCCATATAAATTCAAATAATTAAGAAGAGTAAATTATAACTCTATCTCTGCCTTGCTCTTTTGCTTGATATAAAGCTTTATCAGCGTTAGATATAATAGTATCATATGTTTTTATACCTTTTTCATATGAAGCTATACCCATACTTAGAGTTACTGTATCAAAATATGTCCAAAACTTATTATTCTTAATTTTAAGATTTAGTTCAATTGCTAGTTCATAAGCTTCTAGAACATCAGTTTCAGGACAGATTATTAGGAATTCTTCCCCACCCCATCTTCCTAAAATGTCACTTGCTCTAATATTTTTACTTAAAATTTGTGCAATCTCTTTTAGAACATCATCACCTATTTGATGTCCAAAATTATCATTTACTTTTTTAAAAAAATCAATATCTATTAAAATAATTGAGAATATTTTATTGTATCTTAATGCTCTATTTAACTCATCTTGTAGGGAATTATCAAGTTTTACACGATTATAGATATTTGTTAATTTATCAGTTATAGATATTTTTAAAAGTTCTTTATTTTTTAAAGATAGCTCTTTTGTTCTTTGATTTACTTTATCTTCTAATGATGTTTGATACTCGTAAATTGATTTTGACATATCATTAAAAGCATTTGAAAGCATTGAGACTTCTAAAATAGGGCTATCAATTTGGACTATTTTTTCATACTCTCTATTTTGTATTTTTCTACTTTGAATAGCTAGTTTATAAATAGGTTTTACAATAATACTCGAAAAATATATTACTATTGGAATCATAATAAGCCCTGAAAGTAAAAATAGTGAGATTAGTTTGTAAGTTTGGGCATTATATGGTTCAATACTCTTTTTATAATCAGCAAAAAGAACTAAAAAATCATCATTTGATAGATTTTCTAGATTTTGAATTTGAACAATATACTTATTATCTTCTATATCAATAATTTTTGCTTTTTTAAAATCATTTAAATCCTTATTATTTTTTAAAAATGTTTCAAGTAACTTCTCTTTTTTTGATATGTAAGATATTGCAAAACCATCTTTTTTAAACAAAAATATATCCATAGACTCTTTGTCTATAAAATTATTAAAAATATTTCTAAAATCATCTACTAAAACATCAATAGATACAACATTTTTACTATTTTCTAACTCTTTTGCATAAGTAATTCCAAAGGTATCTATATGAGAAAATTTATAAGGGATAGTTTTTATAGACCCATTGTTTGAAATCGCATCTTTATACCAAGGTCTTAAAGTTGGATTGTAGTCACTATTTTCAACTCTTACATTTGTTATGTGTAGTTTTTCATTAAATAAAACAATCTCTCTTTTATTTATATTTTCTCCATTAATTTTTATTAGTAACCATCTGTCATTTTTTGAAGCTTGGTAGGAGTTTCTTAAATTAGGGTCAATATCTAAATTTATAATTTCAAAAAAACTACCATCACTATAACCTGTATAAATTGCATAAAGAGTATTTTGTGTCATTAAAGTATTGATATATAGTTTAAAGTTTTCATCTTGATCTTTTTTATCTTTTTTATTTACAATACTTAAAAGCTCAATGGTATTAAAATAATTCTTTTTACTATTTTCAATTGCTGCTGTAACACTATATGAGATTGAGTTAAGTTTTGAATCGATATTTTTTATAGAAAGCTCTTTATCTATATAAAAAAGTTGAACTCCTAAAATAGCTATTAATAAAAATGCCATAAAAGTAAAGATAGATAAAACTGTAGTCTTTAGAGAGATTTTTTTATTGTTTATTACTTCTTGGCTCATGTTTTACCTTGTGTATAGTTAATGAATTCTAACAAATATAATATTAAAAATATTAACTCTATTTTTAGGAGTAAAATTTATTGTAATTTTTATTTTAGAAAATGATATAAAAACTCTAAAAAAGTAAATTTTAGTTTTTCAGTAACTTTTAGCTATTATCCAATAAATTTAATAAAACTTTTTTGGATATAAGAAATGACTGTAAAAATAGACCTCTCAAATGAAAACTCATATGAAATTTATATAGATAAGCTTCAAAGTTTAAGCTTTGATAGAAAAGTTGTTGTTGTAACAAACCCTACTATTTCAGGGTTTCATTTAGATTATTTAAAATCTAAATTGAGTGCAAAAGAGCTCAGTTTTTGTATTATTCCTGATGGTGAAGAGTACAAAAATATGCAAACTTTAGAAGAGATTTTAGAGTCATGTTTCTTGGCAAAACTTGATAGGAAATCTTTGCTTGTTGCTTTTGGTGGAGG
The Aliarcobacter faecis genome window above contains:
- a CDS encoding Sua5 YciO YrdC YwlC family protein yields the protein MNSNLVYLVQTDTTVGFSSLNDERLSNIKQRPKNQKILKTVDSFTTLKEFSRVPKNHRKMVRNSKKTTFIYPNLYSFRIINQDSSFFEFIRKFKVLSSTSANKTKENFDYQFAIKNVDVEVVNHLGFFETNSSNIYKIGKNRLKKIR
- a CDS encoding GGDEF domain-containing protein, which codes for MSQEVINNKKISLKTTVLSIFTFMAFLLIAILGVQLFYIDKELSIKNIDSKLNSISYSVTAAIENSKKNYFNTIELLSIVNKKDKKDQDENFKLYINTLMTQNTLYAIYTGYSDGSFFEIINLDIDPNLRNSYQASKNDRWLLIKINGENINKREIVLFNEKLHITNVRVENSDYNPTLRPWYKDAISNNGSIKTIPYKFSHIDTFGITYAKELENSKNVVSIDVLVDDFRNIFNNFIDKESMDIFLFKKDGFAISYISKKEKLLETFLKNNKDLNDFKKAKIIDIEDNKYIVQIQNLENLSNDDFLVLFADYKKSIEPYNAQTYKLISLFLLSGLIMIPIVIYFSSIIVKPIYKLAIQSRKIQNREYEKIVQIDSPILEVSMLSNAFNDMSKSIYEYQTSLEDKVNQRTKELSLKNKELLKISITDKLTNIYNRVKLDNSLQDELNRALRYNKIFSIILIDIDFFKKVNDNFGHQIGDDVLKEIAQILSKNIRASDILGRWGGEEFLIICPETDVLEAYELAIELNLKIKNNKFWTYFDTVTLSMGIASYEKGIKTYDTIISNADKALYQAKEQGRDRVIIYSS